A portion of the Pseudoalteromonas luteoviolacea genome contains these proteins:
- a CDS encoding esterase-like activity of phytase family protein, protein MKKVKLSLITCSLMALLSACSGDDGKDGPAGNNGVDGTAGSDGQAGLASLINQQTLDMAHSQCFFGGIALHSGLDLNRDQILDSSEVNQTNYVCTPTPINAQGSKLPYSAMRADLQNGSIAGSRFEIRNGGYGSDMVAHPGLKNQFYALTDRGPNATYTGDYGKGKTFPTPDYTPRIGLFELTTSGTVIKLKDVLLKRPDGTPISGLPNASDLGGTGETPYLVDGQPILVDQSQPYHQTQNPIKLDNYGLDGEGLVALSDGSFWVSDEYGPHIVHFDNEGKEIERINAFAHDERTSITLPKEYAKRRANRGMEGLAITPDETTLVGIMQSTLYNPDNTVKALDITRIVTINLKTKQIAQYLYKQEKAQNSNSAIVALSNTEFLVIERDGAFYEQTPDAMKRIYKINLLDATNLEQITPSNELTQDDNLGLLIAGQTLEQTILTSGWDTLTTHGITPVSKSLVLDLIQEIQYPHDKLEGMWLIDNSRLAVLNDDDFATWSTDGVLEQKYLDTAKSIVDSNTLYFFENLTLDK, encoded by the coding sequence ATGAAGAAGGTGAAATTGAGCCTAATAACCTGCTCACTGATGGCATTACTTAGCGCGTGTAGCGGCGATGATGGTAAAGATGGCCCAGCTGGTAATAATGGCGTTGATGGCACGGCAGGATCAGATGGCCAAGCAGGTCTTGCCAGCCTTATAAATCAGCAAACACTGGACATGGCTCATAGCCAATGCTTTTTTGGTGGCATCGCTTTGCACTCAGGGTTAGATCTAAATCGTGATCAGATATTAGATAGCTCAGAAGTAAACCAAACCAACTATGTATGTACTCCAACACCTATTAATGCACAAGGAAGTAAGCTACCTTACTCAGCGATGAGAGCAGATTTACAAAACGGCAGTATTGCAGGCAGTCGCTTTGAGATCCGAAATGGTGGCTATGGCTCAGATATGGTGGCTCATCCGGGTCTCAAGAACCAATTTTATGCGCTGACTGATCGCGGTCCCAATGCCACTTATACCGGTGACTATGGCAAAGGAAAAACATTTCCTACCCCTGACTACACACCTCGCATTGGCCTATTTGAGCTAACGACTTCTGGCACCGTGATCAAATTGAAAGATGTTCTGCTTAAGCGCCCCGACGGCACGCCAATCTCCGGACTGCCAAATGCTTCAGATTTAGGCGGCACAGGCGAGACGCCTTATCTGGTAGATGGACAACCTATCCTAGTAGACCAAAGTCAACCGTACCACCAAACGCAAAACCCCATTAAATTAGATAATTACGGGCTTGATGGTGAGGGCCTTGTGGCGCTATCTGATGGCAGTTTTTGGGTGAGTGATGAATATGGTCCGCATATTGTCCATTTTGATAACGAAGGTAAAGAGATAGAACGTATTAATGCATTCGCTCACGATGAACGTACAAGTATCACGCTCCCCAAAGAGTATGCTAAGCGCAGAGCAAACCGAGGCATGGAAGGACTCGCAATTACGCCTGATGAAACAACCTTGGTCGGTATCATGCAATCAACCCTGTATAACCCTGATAATACGGTTAAAGCACTCGATATTACTCGTATTGTCACGATTAATTTAAAAACGAAACAGATTGCTCAATACCTCTACAAACAAGAAAAAGCGCAAAATTCAAACTCCGCAATTGTCGCGCTCTCAAATACAGAGTTTTTAGTGATTGAACGTGATGGTGCTTTTTATGAGCAAACGCCAGACGCGATGAAACGTATCTACAAAATCAATCTCCTTGACGCCACGAATTTGGAGCAGATCACACCAAGCAATGAGCTGACACAAGACGATAATTTAGGGTTATTAATCGCAGGGCAAACTTTGGAGCAAACAATATTAACTTCAGGCTGGGACACACTGACGACACATGGGATAACTCCCGTTAGTAAGTCATTGGTGTTAGATCTAATACAAGAGATCCAATACCCCCATGATAAGCTTGAAGGCATGTGGTTAATTGACAATAGTCGCTTGGCAGTACTGAATGACGATGACTTTGCAACCTGGTCAACAGATGGCGTACTAGAACAAAAATATTTAGATACTGCGAAATCAATTGTAGATAGTAATACACTCTACTTTTTTGAAAATCTCACGCTTGATAAATAA
- a CDS encoding substrate-binding periplasmic protein produces the protein MVLLLRALVTICLTFGFAWQAGAKTVSVITLPDYAPFGFLDNGDTHLVKVAPGEDSPVFKGFAWDVVRESFHEMGYTVELWVVPWARALTYLDNGRVDLIFPVSISEERLKVYRYSKEYVNTVYYRIYVLKEQSIEWKSLSTFEGETIAQMRGFNYGAKWDQATNIKKYDVGGIFQGFEMLKSRRVQGFAGYEGVWDIVLQQHDLEGDIIKLPMFDSNKEFIAASYGNPMAKKLLKQFDLGKQRISENGTLTRIKHKWSGVLSEQSALPTQKN, from the coding sequence ATGGTCCTATTGTTGCGAGCATTGGTCACAATATGTTTAACATTTGGCTTTGCTTGGCAGGCAGGTGCAAAAACGGTGTCAGTGATCACTTTACCTGATTACGCACCATTTGGGTTTTTAGACAATGGTGATACTCATTTGGTCAAGGTTGCACCTGGAGAAGATAGCCCGGTATTTAAAGGGTTTGCGTGGGATGTAGTACGTGAGAGCTTTCACGAAATGGGCTACACAGTAGAGCTTTGGGTCGTGCCTTGGGCCAGAGCATTGACCTACCTTGATAATGGTCGAGTCGATTTAATCTTTCCAGTTAGCATCAGTGAAGAGCGCCTAAAAGTGTATCGATACTCCAAGGAGTATGTCAACACGGTGTACTACCGTATCTATGTTTTAAAGGAACAATCTATTGAGTGGAAGTCGCTATCGACCTTTGAGGGTGAGACGATTGCGCAAATGCGGGGGTTCAATTACGGTGCCAAGTGGGATCAGGCTACTAATATTAAAAAGTATGATGTGGGAGGCATATTTCAAGGGTTCGAAATGTTGAAAAGTAGACGAGTGCAAGGCTTTGCAGGTTATGAAGGAGTTTGGGACATTGTTTTGCAGCAACATGATTTAGAAGGTGACATCATTAAGCTACCGATGTTTGATAGCAACAAAGAGTTTATTGCCGCTTCATATGGTAACCCGATGGCTAAAAAATTGCTTAAGCAGTTTGACTTGGGGAAGCAGCGGATCAGCGAGAATGGCACCTTGACGAGAATAAAACATAAATGGTCTGGGGTGTTAAGTGAGCAATCAGCGTTACCGACACAGAAAAATTAG
- a CDS encoding M1 family aminopeptidase, with protein MRLKLTLFMLALLISLFMCSSTTALEHRLPQHIQLQHQSIHLHVDPDKATFSGTTTLNIMLTKPTHVVAYHGKGLTIDHVSLIHQGKETPLSISAPDHYEIIKHDLPTEISGIAKLKIAYRAQISEHVEGLYRVQNDQGQIYLLSQFQSMEARRVFPTFDEPDKKATFAFKITTPKSYTVLHNTLPSAIELKGKLKTTQFAKTPKMNTDILALALGQFAEYDVAKSRLNTKVFSPKKSQVKVPAYFKEVVDGSLTFIEDYLNSPFPFERLDFVVGNFGSVAAMENLGLVALNENQVPTPDATPRAHCQFKKLIAHEIAHSWFGNDITMAWYDDYWLNESFTEFIAAKVVQTLYPETASCTYVPQAKAFNDDNQHATPLIFDVKTREDTVAYGQLYYTKGRAILDMLEQAYGTETLQQRLQLYVKKFTGKNVSTRQFLALLPDTKLQNMIASFTQNTGYPLITMTKKDGHYMLAQNDILNRNDMLWTIPVSLKLWDGKQVSTQKLILEDAELKITLPANVHSIFLNTGGAGYFRYVDNTGLNEFPFDKLSPPEQASYRDNQQSLAISGHIEYLAYIDSVVRELNQIALDSEQANTLINELHYVFIDHIQLGHQQPFARYLSTQITHQPDWAALLKKPYGGDVLQFFGLYLKAPDAIKAAIEYYNRPNSHQHPHFDKMIAVLASSTTNTQYKQFVTQFKQMPSQVKDSMLPALGYVDNAEKVKLYYDLLIDDATKGMVIDVNFQYPAFNPALRVIAADLIAKRKEAIFARIAPAALQWFPYSFITSCSKAQQQAVSKLFKNWLHIEGLEEKLNVVLHNIEQCTARSKKISQSLTSVH; from the coding sequence ATGCGTTTAAAACTGACTCTTTTTATGCTGGCTTTGTTGATAAGCTTATTTATGTGCAGCTCGACTACTGCGCTTGAGCATCGACTACCACAACACATCCAACTCCAACATCAATCTATTCATCTGCATGTAGATCCAGATAAAGCCACCTTTTCAGGCACCACAACCCTTAATATTATGCTCACCAAACCCACTCACGTAGTCGCTTATCATGGTAAAGGGTTGACTATCGATCACGTCTCTTTGATACATCAAGGAAAAGAGACGCCGCTGAGTATCAGTGCGCCAGATCACTATGAGATTATTAAACACGATTTACCCACAGAAATTAGCGGCATAGCCAAACTCAAAATCGCGTACCGCGCTCAAATATCTGAACATGTTGAAGGGCTATACCGTGTCCAAAACGACCAAGGCCAAATTTACTTATTGTCTCAATTTCAATCTATGGAAGCACGGAGAGTCTTTCCAACATTCGATGAGCCCGATAAAAAGGCCACGTTTGCTTTTAAGATAACCACCCCTAAATCATATACTGTACTTCACAATACTCTACCGAGCGCCATTGAGCTTAAGGGTAAATTGAAGACAACACAGTTTGCCAAGACCCCAAAGATGAATACCGATATTCTGGCGTTAGCACTGGGGCAATTTGCTGAATATGATGTAGCCAAAAGCCGCCTAAACACCAAGGTATTTAGCCCTAAAAAATCGCAAGTAAAAGTCCCTGCCTATTTTAAAGAAGTCGTAGATGGCTCACTCACCTTTATCGAAGACTACTTAAATAGCCCATTCCCCTTCGAGCGGCTTGACTTTGTGGTTGGCAACTTTGGCAGTGTTGCAGCGATGGAAAACTTGGGCTTAGTCGCATTGAATGAAAACCAAGTCCCTACCCCAGATGCAACGCCTCGTGCACATTGTCAGTTTAAAAAGCTCATTGCCCATGAAATCGCCCATAGCTGGTTTGGTAACGACATAACCATGGCATGGTACGATGATTATTGGCTCAATGAATCTTTTACTGAATTTATCGCCGCGAAAGTGGTTCAAACCCTTTACCCAGAAACGGCTTCTTGCACGTATGTACCGCAAGCAAAGGCATTCAATGACGATAACCAACATGCAACCCCACTGATTTTTGACGTAAAAACACGTGAAGATACTGTGGCATATGGCCAACTCTATTACACCAAAGGCCGCGCTATTCTAGACATGCTTGAACAGGCTTATGGCACAGAAACGCTGCAGCAACGGTTGCAACTTTATGTGAAAAAATTTACTGGTAAAAATGTCAGTACGCGCCAATTCTTGGCTTTATTACCCGATACTAAACTGCAAAACATGATCGCCAGCTTTACCCAAAATACTGGCTACCCACTCATCACCATGACCAAAAAAGATGGTCACTACATGTTAGCGCAAAACGATATATTAAATAGAAACGATATGCTCTGGACAATTCCAGTATCGCTAAAGCTATGGGATGGAAAACAAGTCTCCACACAAAAGCTGATATTAGAAGACGCTGAACTTAAGATTACTCTCCCTGCCAATGTTCACAGTATTTTCCTAAACACAGGAGGGGCAGGCTACTTTCGTTATGTCGATAACACAGGACTCAATGAGTTTCCTTTTGACAAACTCAGCCCACCGGAGCAGGCCTCATATCGAGATAATCAACAATCTTTAGCGATCAGTGGCCACATTGAATACTTGGCGTATATTGATAGTGTGGTACGTGAGTTAAATCAAATAGCACTCGACTCTGAGCAAGCCAATACACTTATCAACGAATTACACTACGTATTCATTGACCATATTCAGCTTGGCCACCAGCAGCCATTCGCTCGCTATTTGAGTACACAGATCACACATCAACCAGATTGGGCGGCTCTACTTAAAAAGCCATATGGCGGAGATGTATTGCAATTTTTTGGCCTTTACTTAAAAGCACCTGACGCAATAAAAGCGGCAATAGAGTATTACAACAGACCTAATAGTCACCAACATCCGCATTTTGATAAAATGATTGCCGTGCTTGCAAGTAGCACAACCAATACTCAATACAAACAGTTTGTCACGCAGTTCAAGCAAATGCCCAGTCAGGTAAAAGACAGCATGTTACCGGCACTGGGATATGTGGATAATGCAGAGAAAGTAAAACTGTACTATGACTTACTTATTGACGACGCCACCAAAGGCATGGTCATCGATGTAAACTTTCAGTATCCGGCTTTCAATCCTGCCCTCAGAGTCATTGCTGCTGATTTAATCGCAAAAAGGAAAGAGGCAATCTTTGCTCGAATCGCCCCCGCTGCATTACAGTGGTTTCCATATAGTTTCATTACATCCTGCTCTAAAGCCCAACAGCAGGCTGTCAGTAAATTATTTAAAAATTGGTTACATATTGAAGGCCTTGAAGAAAAGCTAAATGTCGTGCTGCATAATATTGAGCAATGTACTGCCCGCTCGAAGAAGATCAGCCAAAGTCTGACATCAGTACATTAA